The segment agaaagagagagacaggaagagagccagagaaagaaagaaagagagagagaaagaaatagaaaaagacagacagaaagaaagaaagaaagaaagaaagaaagaaagaaagaaagaaagaaagaagagagccagagaaagaaagaacgagagagagagaaagacagacagaaagaaagaaaaggaaaaaggaaaggaagaaaaaaaaaaaagaaggaagagaaaggaagaaaaaaaaatgaaaaaggaaaagggtgagagtgaaaaagaaagagcgaaagtggaaaagggggtgaaaaacagagtgaaaaaaagaaaaaagagttggagtggaaaagaaaggacattcgggaggggcggtgctgcctaaggtgcttccgcgcccaggagcgaaggagccgtttgatcccccggcgggaccgcagctcccggtggcggaaaacggagcggtggctgtcagtccgagactacaactcccggcaggccctgcggccgtaaagcgcggcgtctgacgcaacggccgacgcgccatatgaatggctggcgggccgaggcggccgcgcgccgggggagcgggctgggcgcggggagctcccggcgcctctgccgcgcgggacggagccgcggcagcgacgctggaggggcgaagcctccggccggccgcccgcacggagccgagcggcgcggaaggggcgtccgcccggtgcctcggcctcgctcagcggtcccggtggcgggggctcagctcgggcggggcgcgctgccgcccgccgatggtggagcgccaggcggtgctttgctgccgcggaccgggagctgcaggagccgccccgggcgagcggcgccgggcgctgccgcggtcactgtgcggcggctggcggaggcgcgggagccgccgagctgcagccgtgtccctcgggctgctgccgctgctgcgggcgggggcggacgagcggctggaatgacacggctgctgagtgcctcagtgctcgtggctctttcttccacgcaaacaggtggagcggcatcgctgagcagtaaaacacagcgatggcccggagaatggcgagcgcaaggagcgcgcgggctggatccttctgctggcacaggtgcgatccgcaaactcagccccttgtgcccctaccctcccgacccccaggggaaatgctctccagcctcgagctgctgcaagacaaaacgcgtgatttgacactagggtccggaaaaggtttccgtttagattagcaaatgcctcaattgttcttgggtacatcctaggatcggttttaggcagtgactttataccgcttgtcggatttttcttgtgcaatggtaagaaaataggcaggtctgatactggtttcgctttttttctacttcatgttccatgagctgcttttatccaagcaattgttttaaagttctactgtaggcgtttctggttcacttttttttttttctttgcagcacccgtgacttttttttttttttttctctaaatcggcagcaaatatagctgagtaaaattaccttggttttcttccttcttaaatgtttttattgataatcctatttgaatatgcagaacaagtgggtatgtcctgtaatatatcctagcttttcttgtttacagggtactcagaaaatacttttcccttagagtcccactgaaacattctcagtgcaatctccgttaaggtatgtgtttacaaataagccaccatcagctgagatatttgcctgtgtaccttttcctgtaattcagagcttgcgttctgtggtttttatgataaacctatcaaacttgcgaaactgttttgcaagtcttaattgttgaaggcagcaagaagtggtttaaaagcctgttcttgagcagacaaagggaaaaagtgtgaatttgatgctgaacttgtcctttttcatttgacttgccttgaatgatttaggaagagagagaactagaaaaaagagagaaatagaattggttcttgggccctcctaaaatgctccccgtgattctgtgtggagccaaagtgaagggtgatggaacagagccctgtgctttagaaggaaatcaatttcaacctgatctccaccctgagtctccctaatttctgtttttaaaatgcaaactaagtttaggaagtgttggaagttagtattttggggaagaaatggcagttgcaccaaccgttccatttcccagaggctctgggaacgattcattttgtaagcgctgtaactgcaatcggttggtggttcggggttggaatgtgcacttgccctcctctaaagcactcgttcatttgcatttcagtgccaggagtcttgagaaactggagaagagcccaagagacatttttcatcctgagatacaaaaggtaggaagtgacttttttttgtttggttctttttctttatgatttcctggaaatagaagtaattaagtatagatactactggtttgtttcttccagtagctaataaaaataataataataataataataataataataataataataataataataataataatcgaatactacttaaactgtctctttatccattgaactggccatttcaaatccaaacttctaaacacaaataaaaccatcatccttgtagaatctttaataggagggggctaaagatgctgtttttgttgacaggatttacTGGTTcttgaagggcaagaggtgagtacaagcctaactacttcttgctcacagacccgtccggtgagtacagctttgtattttgatgggcttttgatgacttctaaatcaattgctcgttacagtaaaaagaagtaatgtttttttgaacctgacagcaaaaataacttgaagcaccaacttaataataattgatcacccatctaagttaatggttttatgctatactatcaaagtttaaaggtaaattatcgtgtagtaggagatagtataaaatgtatgttctgatgtgtaggatgtatgcaaagattagaggacccaaattgttatgtcttctgtttgactgtttaccaaataatatttggttttattttccagggatcggtgaattttaaatttggaatcctctatgctaaggatggtcagcttacaggtgatgaaatgttcagtcatggtgagttttccaccttctccttaattgttttgctcatctgaaaaaaaaaaaaaaaaaaaaaaaaaaggtatgtttattatttgttaccctgttctgtccgtttcctcagtatttgctggagctctgcttacccaagctttgggtaaaacaagctttgggttccttctgtcccactgggtgttgcccagtttggttgcatctggtgaaattcaccctgagcccttacagaaccagctcaaaccacgtgagagccattcgcagctctctcaggacacccggaggaggatgggtgacgtttctgagcatctggcaagtgtacttctatcaaaactcggcctgtgtaatttctggggaaaacccttctgtatcctggagggttcctcaaactctgttgaggatccaggTAGCAGTTGCTtacctggatggttccagctcctcaagttaacacttgtactcttgccctgtagtttagatctattgtagttttgttattttgcacgattttacgtctttggaaaataacgtgcgtttcactctttggaacctctcggatcattctttggtgcagcaccacctaatgggacacttggctgctgtgctgaagggcttggttactaggattgtaaatcccggagagtttgtaagtcttctgtccccagggaggtgtcacgctttgttcactctgtttgtcaggtgctgcttctcgtcggaagtattaacttcaaactgccctgttctttttttaactttttttcctggttctctccgtagggcagggaaggactctcgtatcctggtcgtcagactcagcgctgcccgagaagatacagagagtgtaaaaatcataagaagcaaataggactgcagaggaaacaaactggagagaacaaaaggtgatattgttctccttagcctggattagaaacatcccctgtgctttgatgccggtggctgccaggggctcgttaggtctttttaggcaggtgtaggtgttcacttgtaggttctattttttggcaaaggaccatgagagaagtttatttctacatccaaataaacattcatcttatctgaacataacctgtcatcccatttctgacgttaaggactcctgtataaatacttggggaggttttctttgtcgtttctgaatggttccattttggttccatctacctgccggatacttgaacgagtctgaggtggtttaattgcatactgcttccttgaaattctgttggtctctgcttggaacccttcttgtagtgcttaatgaaagacttctgatggtgttttcttgcctgtttgtgtttaaggtcgtgctctgatgcatttacagaaaccatggcaggagagagtcagctgctggagaagaggagacagtattatccctgtgcagcatagaactgcgctactgctgtgtcatcagctgtgtctgcactgaaagtagccaccttcacttgtaggtagctccttggtgctttaggacacgctgagggatttattccttttgggatccacgatgagaattcccaagagaggtagtaataaggtatgagattggaaaaaagcctgtgtccttggaatgttgttgttgtcgtcaaaagttaatttttccttctttcttagccagtagtcagctttttgctttattttttgtgggatcagtacttgattgtttaaaaaattgcttcaaaataactgcagcggctggccaccaggaccttgttcagatttgcctatttgcttgtagctaaaacgtttccatattgtttctcgttctattgaagaaactgctgcccagtcaactaagaactgaacatctatctgtctaggacatggggagaggatttaggtcgtgtctttgtttccagaaaaaagttccagtgtagtttctaactagaggaaaagggggggtgaagactcggggctctgatgccgttgggggcaccccgaggtgcccaggagagggagccccactgcggtgcaggagcaggtatgttatcacgtactagagagcaaatgataaatagaaataggaaaattataaatataaaaatattttttaaatcgttaaagaaagcggttttttttacttgtcagtaggcagggttttgatgataaaaatgataaatacaaagaatatgaaggtagaaatctaagtctagaaatatatcataaatacgtacagataaagtttaaaactagaagaaaaaatcagttgcagcagtagatatgatacataatataaataatactttaaatacatgtctagaattttatagatattatagataattattaatagattgcatcaaaagaaaccatatatataaatgtgagtataactatacaaagtataaaaatatttcgataccgtttaaaagaaggtgttttcgtgtatttttttggttagagatggggtttttatttggattaatagaagtattctagaaatataaatctaactatagaaagatacaatcgatagagaaagatatttctaaaaacacaaccgaacgacgccgccttcgggggaatggcacgagctcggccgaagcaaggcgagagcggccgaccctgacggcctcgagcgaaccggggcgagcggagccgaggcgcgccgaaggcacagagcggctgggagttgggccgaagcgaggcgagctctgccgaagaggcgaatgcaggcgccaagagccgagttgaggcgacaagagccgactcgagccgagcgtctccggagcgagccgagctccgccgagcgcagcatcccgggcagggcgaggcgccgggccgggctcggggtgcagccggggctctggggggcttccccgcctgtccctctctctagccctccttccttctccccgtattcgccttctctcgctccctttcccccattccctctccccccacaaacccggctccttcctgtcctgtccctagcccgctactcccttctgttccccctctctccttcctctgcccagcctccctgtaccctcgtcccgggctttcccttcccgtcccgctttcctgcgcagcccgagctccctcgccgccctttctcatgccctgctctcgctcctctcttcccgtgccccctttccttctttgccccgcagccgcggggctcgggctgccggagaataaagccccgagggccggagcccggcggccctgggcccttgcaggagtccccgcgcggggctggaggctctcggcggatccccccgtgccgctcaagcagcccggccgacagcgccggagctgcggctttgccggcatggcgctgagagcggcccccgccctgtgccgggccgtccccgccgtctgtgccgctccctctctcgctgcccccggcccgtgacagcgaggctgggcaggaacctcaagccttctgggggctgcccccgctttcttgttgcagcagaatcccttgctggggccatgcacgtgtgggaagggcttgggggaagcgctgcgctgctgtccagggcagtcggattcgttctgagccttctttgggggtcgggaaaagggggggggggggtgaagactcggggctctgatgccgttgggggcaccccaaggggcccaggagagggagccccactgcggtgcaggagcaggtggggggcgggcgaggggcgggggtcacgctgggtgccgtcccccagagggacccaaagctgccaccaaatgcacagggaggggtgagtgggtgtaggatgctaaaacctggcaaggcgttcggttttctaggtattgctaaagaataggaattggtctctaaactcagctggggagaaaccctctctacgcactcatttgtttccaggaatgtagaaggttccgactggagatgggtagtagttctgaagatattgccgtgaggttttgatctaggaacggaccgagctgtgccctggaaccctcagaacagctgcaggggctgaaggcgatagaaggggctctctggcaccttttgcctccgttctctgccagcgcccaaatcgtgtcgcagtcccggaagaggcgcttgtcatcccgagagccaaaaggaagacgtgtaaaatcccagctctgccttgggtttcgtgtgggTTTTTTACTTCGTAttgatgtcattccagagagcaaggaaagaagaaatgtgaccgggtcccactattactgtgtgaaggctttcttgaaaggctgctgtatttctattgtctttttccactccaagcttgacttttccctttgtttttcgagctctgctgcattgggtgtcccaaggagggcggggttcctcagcagggctcttaggaggtggcgctgattctgctttttctgaaggcgtctcaaagcgtgctaccagaatgacagttttgtgcactggaaagctttccctcagtgccatcagcgcacgtccgtgtctgaattgtggaagcagacggactaagaacagccagcacccggagcagatgtctgctggctctgtgtctgtgagaagcgggctgtgtgctggacggggagaggcgctgttggagagtggcatcagcgccaggtgtgagctgtgaggatgatggggggctcggagcagccccaggtgtgagctgtgaggatgatgaggggccggctcctgccggggggggggggggggggggaggcaattttagggggaggcttcgcctcagctcccttttgcatggagctgctgagaagaggggttcatggggggctcccggggctgtctcatggaagg is part of the Molothrus aeneus isolate 106 chromosome 6, BPBGC_Maene_1.0, whole genome shotgun sequence genome and harbors:
- the LOC136557993 gene encoding GTPase-activating Rap/Ran-GAP domain-like protein 3; its protein translation is MARRMASARSARAGSFCWHSARSLEKLEKSPRDIFHPEIQKDLLVLEGQEGSVNFKFGILYAKDGQLTGDEMFSHGQGRTLVSWSSDSALPEKIQRV